One segment of Natronosalvus halobius DNA contains the following:
- a CDS encoding argininosuccinate synthase yields MTRVALAFSGGLDTTICVPLLEEEYGYDDVIGVTVDVGQPASEFAEAKETAEALGLEHYVVDARAEFAQLCLEGVRANATYQGYPLGTALARPVIASKILEVAEEHGCTGIAHGCTGKGNDQLRFEAVWRDSDLEVIAPIRELGLTRTWEQEYAAEKGLPVEGGNEGDWSIDTNLWSRSVEGDKLEDPSYVPPEDIYEWTQEPTGETELIEIEFENGYPVAVDGEAMDPVSLIEHLNEVAGAHGVGRTDVMEDRMLGLKVRENYEHPAATTLLNAHESLEGLVLTQEERQFKQQVDQQWAQKGYEGLVDAPLVSALEGFIAETQKRVTGTVTIKFEGGQARPVARDSEYAAYSAAHASFDTETVGKIDQEDATGVAKYHGFQRRLANKSLEGEGESLEMATDGGANETTDE; encoded by the coding sequence ATGACACGCGTTGCACTCGCGTTCTCGGGCGGACTGGACACGACAATTTGCGTCCCGCTGCTCGAGGAAGAATACGGATACGACGACGTCATCGGCGTCACGGTCGACGTCGGTCAGCCCGCTTCGGAGTTCGCCGAAGCCAAAGAAACCGCCGAGGCCCTCGGTCTCGAGCACTACGTCGTCGACGCGCGAGCGGAATTCGCCCAGCTCTGTCTCGAGGGCGTTCGCGCGAACGCGACCTACCAGGGCTACCCGCTCGGAACCGCACTCGCTCGCCCCGTGATCGCCTCGAAGATCCTCGAGGTCGCCGAGGAACACGGCTGTACGGGCATCGCTCACGGCTGTACCGGCAAGGGCAACGACCAGCTCCGGTTCGAAGCCGTCTGGCGCGACTCGGACCTCGAGGTCATCGCGCCTATCCGCGAACTCGGGCTCACGCGCACGTGGGAACAGGAGTACGCTGCGGAGAAGGGCCTCCCCGTCGAGGGCGGCAACGAGGGCGACTGGTCGATCGACACCAACCTCTGGAGTCGCTCGGTCGAGGGTGACAAACTCGAGGACCCCAGCTACGTCCCGCCAGAGGACATCTACGAGTGGACCCAGGAGCCCACCGGCGAAACTGAACTGATCGAGATCGAGTTCGAGAACGGGTACCCCGTCGCCGTCGATGGCGAGGCGATGGACCCCGTCAGCCTCATCGAGCACCTCAACGAGGTCGCCGGCGCCCACGGCGTCGGCCGCACGGACGTGATGGAAGACCGCATGCTCGGGCTCAAGGTCAGGGAGAACTACGAGCATCCCGCGGCGACGACGCTGCTCAACGCCCACGAGTCGCTCGAGGGCCTCGTCCTGACCCAGGAGGAGCGTCAGTTCAAACAACAAGTCGACCAACAATGGGCCCAGAAGGGCTACGAGGGCCTGGTCGACGCGCCGCTCGTGAGCGCGCTCGAGGGCTTCATCGCCGAGACGCAGAAACGCGTCACGGGCACGGTGACGATCAAGTTCGAGGGCGGCCAGGCCCGCCCCGTCGCCCGCGACAGCGAGTACGCGGCGTACTCGGCGGCCCACGCCTCCTTCGACACCGAAACCGTCGGCAAGATCGACCAGGAGGACGCGACGGGCGTCGCGAAGTACCACGGCTTCCAGCGCCGCCTGGCCAACAAGTCGCTCGAAGGCGAGGGCGAGAGCCTCGAGATGGCGACTGACGGCGGAGCCAACGAGACGACCGACGAGTGA